A DNA window from Enterobacter asburiae contains the following coding sequences:
- a CDS encoding tetratricopeptide repeat protein, translating into MKHIFLLLLLFTSLVRADEIGSQYKEQAEAGDARAQYYLADTYFSSGDSKQAALWAEKAAKGGDVDAMGLLSQILFTQGNYAQAKALAQQATIAGSKRGAIMLARVLVNTQAGKTDYPQAIKLLQTAAEDIDNDSAVDAQMLLGLIYANGVEVVQDDVQAASWFKRSSALSRTGYSEYWAGMLFRQGEKGFITPNKQKALYWLNLSCTEGFDTGCEEFDALSGE; encoded by the coding sequence ATGAAACATATTTTTCTGTTGTTGTTACTTTTTACATCGCTTGTCCGTGCCGACGAGATTGGCAGTCAGTACAAAGAACAGGCTGAAGCGGGTGACGCCCGTGCCCAGTATTATTTGGCCGATACATACTTTAGCTCCGGTGACAGCAAGCAGGCCGCGCTGTGGGCCGAGAAAGCCGCTAAAGGTGGCGACGTCGACGCCATGGGGCTGCTCTCTCAAATCCTCTTTACCCAGGGAAATTATGCGCAAGCTAAGGCACTGGCGCAGCAGGCAACCATCGCGGGCAGCAAACGCGGCGCGATCATGCTGGCGCGCGTGCTGGTCAACACTCAGGCAGGTAAAACTGACTATCCTCAGGCCATCAAACTGCTGCAAACGGCGGCCGAAGATATCGATAACGACTCTGCGGTAGATGCGCAAATGCTGCTCGGGCTGATTTATGCCAACGGCGTTGAAGTGGTTCAGGACGACGTGCAGGCCGCCTCGTGGTTCAAGCGGAGCTCGGCACTTTCACGCACGGGCTACTCCGAATACTGGGCAGGGATGTTGTTCAGGCAGGGTGAGAAAGGCTTTATCACGCCCAATAAACAGAAAGCGCTGTACTGGTTGAACCTGAGCTGCACTGAAGGGTTTGATACGGGATGCGAAGAGTTTGATGCGCTGAGCGGAGAGTAA
- a CDS encoding Hok/Gef family protein produces the protein MTPLKTALGIVFIICLTIVIFTFITRGKLCEFSIKGEHQEVAAKLACNAG, from the coding sequence ATGACGCCATTAAAAACTGCGTTAGGCATCGTCTTTATTATTTGCCTGACGATAGTGATCTTTACCTTTATTACTCGAGGTAAGTTATGCGAGTTTTCAATAAAGGGTGAACATCAGGAGGTGGCGGCAAAATTAGCCTGTAACGCAGGCTAA